Genomic window (Candidatus Cloacimonadota bacterium):
GAATAAAAGCTTTGAAATTCCAACACAATAAATATGTGAAATTAAATTTGAAAGGTTATTAGTTTTAAAGAAATTATTTACGAAAAATTAACAGTTCTGCTTTGAAAACCTCCTCTTTGAAAACTTCCTCAACGATCGTGCATAAATGATCAATGAAAACACATTTGAATGCTTCTAATATCGTTGTCTCCTGCGAGGACGATCTTCTTTGGGTCTTGCTTCATTAACCCTGAGTTCTCTATCATTAATTTCTTTGCCATTAAGATTTTCAATGGCAGCCAGACCTGCTTCATTATCAGTCATTTCAACAAATCCAAAACCTTTTGAACGACCTGAATCTCTATCTGTGATTATCC
Coding sequences:
- a CDS encoding RNA-binding protein — protein: MNIYVGNVPFRMSEEELKNLFAEFGTVESARIITDRDSGRSKGFGFVEMTDNEAGLAAIENLNGKEINDRELRVNEARPKEDRPRRRQRY